ttttcattctagTATCAAACAGAACTTAGCAGAAAACCTACGCGCAATATACTTTTGAAGGGTTCGTTATTGGAATTGTGTTTTGAGAgttgaaaaattgatgaatCAACAGAGCGAATTTTGAAGGGCTTTCGAATTCATGAAATCAGTAATTTGCGAGAGCGCGTGACATTTACAATCCTTTACCATAATAGATCGtctttagatttatttttccggTCGATGTAATTGAGAAAACTGCGGAATCGATGGGTCAACAAAGTAAGCTCCGAAGCTTCCAAAATCACGAGATTGCGAGCTCGCGACATCTAAAATCCCTTTTCCAAGCTAGATTGtctttagatttatttttctgacCGGAATAATCGagaaaatcgagaaaaatcCATAGCTCGCAGACGCACGGAACCAtgaatttgcaaacatttatttctcgcAGGAAATTGCCTTCCCTAAAAAAGTTCCAAAGGAATTAACTTTTCACCGATATATAATCGAGAGCCGGAGAAAATCGACGAGTTAAGGAAAATTTGAAGCGTTCGGATTCGCGAAACcgcgaattattaaaatctcttCCGCGAAAGATCGTTGTCTGTGGAATCGCTTTTTTTCCAACGATGGAAAAATCTAGACCGCTCGTGAATCTATCGAGCTCTGTTCCAGTGAcgttctgaaaaataaaacgcgaGAAAGGAAAGTTCGTTCGCGCTctctttttcactttttcgaGGGACTTTCGTTCAAGCGGATCGGCGTGTAATAAAATGGACGCGGCAGGGAGGCTTCGTGACAGCTGTCAAAAACGTCTTCGTTTTCCATCGCTTTGTAATCGAGACAAGCGCGCGATCAATCGGAAAGGGTATATCGTTTCCGCGCGATTCAAAACTCGCGAAAATTTTCCGACATTTGCATAACGCCTTTGTCAACGATTTCTCATGATTCTCCGCATAGTTTCACCAAACACTCGCCAAGCGAGCGAATGACAGTAGTTGACAAACTGCTTTTTCTAGAATTTTCATACTGTTctcaaaataacaaaagatgCTCTCAACACCTCGAGCAATGCTGTCaacatcaaaattaaaagagattttaatcatttttgacGTAATATGGCGTAATTATCGAAGATATATATCAcgattatactttattaaattttgttttaaattattttatttgtcgcTTATACTTAACTTTTTTGCATTAACAGAATTATCGACATTGAATCGAATTAATGTAAGATGTTCAATGACgacatatttgttaaaaaaaagagttaaaaatGCGCGCGAGAGCTGCGTAAGAACGGTGCTAAAGTTTCTTATACGATCGCTccgagaaagagaagaaaaaaatcattatttccATCCGCATAAGAAACCTTCCGTTCTTCGTGAACGCGTTGCATTGTAATTTGTTTTCTCCGATATTTCGATTTCCGTCagaaatatgatatttacgttcaatttaaaaattttataccgCGCGAGCTCTCCTTATGGttacagagaaaaatatgaatatccATCAACAACGTACAGAAATAAGTACGAAGAAGCAGGAATGTGAAATGCAAAGTGCCCTTTAACCATtacaaatgcaaaatttaccAATCACGGTCGAACGGCATTTTCGCGTTGCGGAAATATTCGGCAAATCGgcaaatattgttatataatagatTCCGGAAGGAATCGCGCCACTTCCGCTACGCATTGATTGTGCTTCGTTCTGTTTTCCGTTACGAGACAGAATAAGCTGTACGCAAGAGAGGGGGagttttatgaaaatgttgATTCGAGCTATCTATCTGCGACGCGCGAAATAAATGTTTCGCGAGAAATTGCGTCGCATGCGTTACGTAACTGCGCGCATCGCGTAGGAGACGATTccaggaaagaaaaaaaaaactttcgaATAATCATGAAAGAAAGGAAGCGCATCGATTTATTAGATGACCGATACGATGTAAAACAAGcttgtaaaaagtaataacTCGTTCAATGTAATTTAGATTCGTGGCAttcatacaatataaattttaataaatgttttgatCTATTTACAACTTATTTGCACAAGAATTTTTGgtcacaaataaattaatatctattaaagtgaaaaataatttcaaaaataacaatttggaaaataagaaacaatgCGTTGCTATTCGCGTTGTGTTTTATTGGCGACGAGAATTTTATCGCCACAAGTGTGCATCGAGCCGTAAAGATAAATCAAGATcaagaagaaagaaggaagaaaagcAGTCAAGCAAGTGCGGAAGTGGCTGTGACCAATAAATTCGAATGCCATGAACCAATAATCGATAATCCAACGAGAATCGGATTTCCACAACTTTCTTCGCTTAGCGAGAGTTAAGCACCTGTTTGCTGCATTTCGATCTTTAGCATCCaagaaattgcatttaacGATCCAAATGTCATATGCATTCAACGGTCCAAATGTTATATGAAATTGCATAGTACGATATTTCAtattgaattgaaaaaatttagtatTAAATTGTAACCTTCTTATGacttattctttaaaatattattctacggaaataaaaagaacatCGGACTTTCGATATTccaacaagaaaaaatattgaacttgataaaaaaaattgatatttgaagaaatttttattaaatttttcgcatttaaaatttattataaatttaaaaaaaattagatttaataaagattttaggcgattaagaaataaaatacacgaGCGGAATAGTCAAtgtatcaaattatttgaataaaataatgtgcaTTAAGCAAGATAGTCTTTTCCAATCAATGTCTCTACattcaaaattgataaatctataaaatctaGTTCAACCATGTATTTTCGCGTTTTCGTATTTAACGCGTCAAACGATCGTATATTTTCGCATAATATTTTCGatgtgcaaataaatatattgcttataaattctctctctctctctctctcgattgAGTTTGCATTGTACCGCATGCGTTATCACGGTAATTCTCAATTTcacttaattgaaaattaacgCTGGGCGACCTTATGGGCGCGCATCCGCGCGAATTATACGAGCGGAACGGCGCGCGACGCGCGAACGCAATTACGTGCGGGGCTACATCATTTTGCCTTTTCGTCGCAACTGGAAAACTGAAATAAATGTCAATCGACCTGTGCAAACGACTGCGCGGACATTGACGATAAATACGACGAGTTTACGCCCCATTACGTCCCACGCTAACGAAAAAGCGCTCGCTTTCGTTGTAATATTGCGAGTGTTTCTCGCTTTTTATCGAGACATTAACGACGAATAATCGTATTTCTGTAAACGTTCTTCCGTTGAAATCGACATTAAAAGTGATGTATCGAAGTGAACTGTAGCACGTGGCAAGCCGGCTTTTATTATAACtcattatatttcatattatttttcgtccgcaaataatctttattcgaatataaaacatttgcccataaatagcttttttaaataaaaaattatttctttttatccctcattcattattgttttattaaaaaattttattacaatattgtaaAGAACAATATCGTAAAAACAAgataagaaagagagagagagagaaaattaagATTCTATTCTAATCTACGTACCTTCTAGTTTTCCCAAAAACGTACTTAGGTGTCCCATCTGATTGTTCCAGCTGATAGACGACGACGGTAGCATTGAAACGGCTCTGATAAATTACCTGTTCACCAAGCAGATCGTGAAGCGTCTCCGCAATCAGCTGGACATTGGCGATTTACTGCGTAAACGGAGCTACTGGAAGCAGTGCGCCTTCAACGCCGTGTCCTG
The window above is part of the Linepithema humile isolate Giens D197 chromosome 8, Lhum_UNIL_v1.0, whole genome shotgun sequence genome. Proteins encoded here:
- the LOC105672378 gene encoding allatostatin C codes for the protein MLSVRSALAIALMLFILVEWSGAMPTIDKDKERLMNSVDLIDDDGSIETALINYLFTKQIVKRLRNQLDIGDLLRKRSYWKQCAFNAVSCFGK